From Piliocolobus tephrosceles isolate RC106 chromosome 16, ASM277652v3, whole genome shotgun sequence, the proteins below share one genomic window:
- the SPACA3 gene encoding sperm acrosome membrane-associated protein 3 produces MLLALVSLLSCLLPSSEAKVYSRCELARVLQDFGLDGYRGYSLADWVCLAYFASGFNTAAVDHEADGSTNNGIFQISSRRWCRNLTPNAPNMCRMYCSDLLNPNLKDTVICAMKITQEPQGLGYWEAWRHHCQGKDLTDWVDGCDF; encoded by the exons ATGTTGTTGGCCCTGGTCTCTCTGCTCAGCTGCCTGCTACCCTCCAGTGAGGCCAAGGTCTACAGTCGCTGTGAACTGGCCAGAGTGCTACAGGACTTCGGGCTGGACGGATACCGGGGATACAGCCTGGCTGACT GGGTCTGCCTTGCTTATTTCGCAAGTGGTTTCAACACAGCTGCTGTGGACCACGAGGCTGATGGGAGCACCAACAACGGGATCTTCCAGATCAGCAGCCGGAGGTGGTGCAGAAACCTCACCCCGAACGCCCCCAACATGTGCCGGATGTACTGCTCAG ATTTGTTGAATCCTAATCTCAAGGATACTGTTATCTGTGCCATGAAGATCACCCAAGAGCCTCAGGGTCTGGGTTACTG GGAGGCCTGGAGACATCACTGCCAGGGCAAAGACCTCACTGACTGGGTGGATGGCTGTGACTTCTAG